From a region of the Tenggerimyces flavus genome:
- a CDS encoding ABC transporter substrate-binding protein, whose translation MSRRTILYGTAIAAGSVVLAACSGGGGGTPGSGGANRDSGTDAPAGVKGSAKEPPPVPSGFKESPLLKAQAASGAIPTLAERLPERPLVVPHTWVQEGKYGGKVRMLCETTSGDRAASIGEFFCGHKIIRFVNDGLDIIPGLAESWEMNADASEWTFHFREGLKWSDGKPWTTKDIMFWWEDIVLDEAHTEVPPDETRSGRNTLAKFEAVDEVTLKMRFDAPAPLTAQRIAMWVNGPMQNGPWWMVPAHYAEQFHPRYNKSAPKNWAAAGGVFETKVDFTRNPDCPTMTGWRCKSHDARSVVFERNPFYYVVTKEGSQLPFVDELVFTAVLDAEVGKLQMQQGNVDYVQGQFLKVGLSDISVFRRAEERSGLALLLWDGGSGTSSMWFLNYDHKDPELRKLFREPKFRQALSFAFNREEAQKSIYFEQGELTSGTLSPKAKEYLVNDQGKQAYQEWRDAWVKYDPETAKRLLNEVGVVDKDGDGIRELPSGKKLKLSIDRSANADPEHIQKDNLLMRDWKAVGVDATVNPIPPEGFNELWDNGQLMVHSNWEVGDGPNHLLYPQWLVPIEQSRWAPLEGRMYSLRGTPAENQELDVDPFKRTPPRMEAEKGGPIEQLWNKYDQTKLEPDEMKRTQLVWDMIKIHVEHGPFFSGTVANTPRVILKKKDLRNVPTKQNLQLGGFANPWIHPTPAVYDVETYYWDNPDQHP comes from the coding sequence GTGAGCCGTCGCACCATCCTTTACGGCACGGCCATCGCGGCCGGTTCAGTCGTTCTGGCCGCCTGTTCAGGTGGGGGAGGCGGAACTCCCGGCAGCGGCGGCGCGAACCGCGACAGCGGCACGGACGCCCCTGCGGGCGTCAAGGGTTCCGCGAAAGAGCCGCCGCCTGTCCCGTCCGGATTCAAGGAGTCTCCTCTGCTCAAGGCACAGGCGGCTTCGGGAGCGATCCCGACGTTGGCCGAGCGGCTGCCTGAGAGGCCGTTGGTCGTCCCGCACACCTGGGTGCAGGAGGGCAAGTATGGCGGCAAGGTTCGGATGCTGTGTGAGACGACGTCTGGTGACCGGGCGGCCTCGATTGGTGAGTTCTTCTGCGGTCACAAGATTATCCGTTTCGTCAACGACGGTCTCGACATTATCCCCGGCCTCGCCGAGAGCTGGGAGATGAACGCGGATGCGAGCGAGTGGACCTTCCACTTCCGCGAGGGCCTGAAGTGGTCCGACGGGAAGCCGTGGACGACTAAGGACATCATGTTCTGGTGGGAGGACATCGTCCTCGACGAGGCGCACACCGAGGTGCCGCCGGATGAGACCCGTTCCGGTAGGAACACGCTGGCGAAGTTCGAAGCGGTCGACGAGGTCACGCTGAAGATGAGGTTCGACGCACCGGCGCCGCTCACCGCGCAGCGGATCGCGATGTGGGTCAACGGGCCCATGCAGAACGGGCCGTGGTGGATGGTCCCGGCGCACTACGCCGAGCAGTTCCACCCGAGGTACAACAAGAGCGCGCCGAAGAACTGGGCGGCGGCTGGCGGTGTGTTCGAGACCAAGGTCGATTTCACCCGTAACCCGGACTGCCCGACGATGACCGGCTGGCGCTGCAAGAGCCATGACGCGCGGAGTGTCGTCTTCGAGCGGAACCCGTTCTACTACGTGGTGACGAAGGAGGGTTCGCAGCTGCCGTTCGTCGATGAGCTCGTCTTCACTGCGGTGCTTGACGCCGAGGTCGGCAAGCTGCAGATGCAGCAGGGCAACGTGGACTATGTCCAGGGCCAGTTCCTGAAGGTGGGCCTGTCCGACATCTCGGTGTTCCGCCGGGCCGAGGAGCGGAGCGGGCTCGCCCTGCTGCTGTGGGACGGCGGCTCCGGCACCAGCTCGATGTGGTTCCTCAACTACGACCACAAGGACCCCGAGCTCCGCAAGCTGTTCCGCGAACCGAAGTTCCGGCAGGCACTGTCCTTCGCGTTCAACCGTGAAGAGGCGCAGAAGTCGATCTACTTCGAGCAGGGCGAGCTCACCAGTGGCACGCTCAGCCCGAAGGCCAAGGAATACCTGGTCAACGACCAGGGCAAGCAGGCCTACCAGGAGTGGCGGGACGCGTGGGTGAAGTACGACCCCGAGACCGCCAAGCGGCTGCTCAACGAGGTCGGTGTCGTGGACAAGGACGGCGACGGGATCCGCGAGCTTCCCAGCGGCAAGAAGCTGAAGCTGTCGATCGACCGCTCTGCGAACGCCGATCCCGAGCACATCCAAAAGGACAACCTGCTGATGCGTGACTGGAAAGCGGTCGGCGTCGACGCGACCGTCAACCCGATCCCTCCCGAGGGCTTCAACGAGCTGTGGGACAACGGGCAGCTGATGGTGCACAGCAACTGGGAGGTCGGCGACGGTCCCAACCACCTGCTATACCCGCAGTGGCTGGTCCCGATCGAACAGAGTCGCTGGGCACCGCTCGAAGGCCGGATGTACAGCCTTCGGGGCACCCCGGCCGAGAACCAGGAACTCGACGTCGACCCGTTCAAGCGCACGCCACCACGCATGGAGGCCGAGAAGGGCGGCCCGATCGAGCAGCTGTGGAACAAGTACGACCAAACCAAGCTCGAGCCCGACGAGATGAAGCGCACGCAGCTCGTCTGGGACATGATCAAGATCCATGTCGAGCACGGCCCATTCTTCAGCGGCACGGTGGCCAACACACCGCGGGTCATCCTGAAGAAGAAGGACCTGCGGAACGTACCCACCAAGCAGAACCTCCAGCTCGGCGGATTCGCTAACCCGTGGATCCACCCCACGCCAGCCGTCTACGACGTCGAGACCTACTACTGGGACAACCCCGACCAACACCCATAG
- a CDS encoding enolase C-terminal domain-like protein, translating into MTSPHHASTSGTVGASATVSDVSVTGVSASVYTVPTESPEADGTFGWTNTTLVLVQVSAGGQTGLGWTYGSVACATVVERDLASVICGRDAFDVVGAWSAMVDALRNLGRPGVAGMALSAVDCALWDLKARLLGVPLHRLLGRAHSAVPIYGSGGFTTYTDDALAAQLRGWVENDDIPRVKIKIGESRGQRVDRDLARVEHTRRVVGSSTELFVDANGGYTIGQAVRVGRHLDELGVSWFEEPVSSDDLAGLRQVRDQLGADVTAGEYGYDLPYFERMCRADAIDCLQVDITRCGGLTELLRVAAVAAAHGLQISGHCAPHLHLEALAAVPNLRHQEWFHDHVLIERRLFAGTADPSGGIVTPNDRPGLGLAWRAAEAESFRVA; encoded by the coding sequence ATGACCAGTCCTCACCATGCCAGCACCAGCGGCACTGTTGGCGCCAGCGCTACCGTCTCCGACGTCTCAGTCACTGGCGTCTCGGCTTCGGTGTATACCGTTCCGACCGAGAGTCCGGAGGCCGACGGCACGTTCGGGTGGACCAACACCACCCTGGTCCTCGTCCAGGTCAGCGCGGGCGGCCAAACAGGTCTCGGATGGACGTACGGATCAGTGGCATGCGCGACTGTGGTCGAGCGCGATCTGGCGTCGGTGATCTGTGGGCGCGACGCGTTCGATGTCGTCGGCGCATGGTCGGCGATGGTCGACGCGTTGCGCAACCTCGGGCGGCCAGGTGTGGCGGGAATGGCGTTGTCGGCCGTGGACTGCGCGCTGTGGGACTTGAAGGCGCGGCTCCTCGGGGTGCCGCTCCACCGTCTGCTTGGGCGCGCGCACTCCGCGGTGCCAATCTATGGGTCGGGCGGCTTCACCACGTACACCGACGACGCGCTGGCCGCGCAGCTTCGTGGCTGGGTGGAGAACGACGACATTCCACGCGTGAAGATCAAGATCGGCGAGTCCCGTGGCCAGCGAGTAGATCGAGACCTGGCGCGGGTCGAACACACCCGCCGCGTCGTCGGATCCTCGACCGAGCTCTTCGTCGACGCCAACGGCGGATACACCATCGGCCAGGCGGTCCGCGTCGGTCGGCACCTGGACGAGCTAGGCGTCTCCTGGTTCGAAGAGCCCGTCTCCAGCGACGACCTCGCCGGGCTTCGTCAGGTCCGTGACCAGCTCGGCGCCGACGTCACAGCCGGCGAGTACGGATACGACCTGCCCTACTTCGAACGCATGTGCCGTGCCGACGCCATCGACTGCCTCCAGGTCGACATCACCCGATGCGGCGGTCTCACCGAGCTGCTGCGCGTTGCCGCCGTCGCGGCGGCGCACGGCCTGCAGATTTCCGGACACTGCGCGCCACATCTCCACCTCGAGGCGCTCGCCGCCGTGCCGAACCTTCGGCACCAGGAGTGGTTCCACGACCACGTCCTCATCGAACGCCGACTCTTCGCCGGCACCGCCGACCCGTCCGGGGGGATCGTCACACCCAACGACAGGCCCGGGCTTGGCCTCGCCTGGCGTGCCGCTGAAGCCGAATCGTTCCGGGTCGCTTGA
- a CDS encoding IS982 family transposase gives MDADLDTLATALYVRTDDWLKSAPERAPWRPAVGIVPKISDAELVTLAVMQALLGHTSEARWLRYARSHLRALFPYLPKQPGYNKRLRRLGSTIGWLVGVLARDTTMWTDDVWVVDSTPVECGRSRETARRSDLAGWAEYGYCASHSRFFWGLRLHLLCTLHGLPVGFALTGAKADERQILLGVLHADPDLTTGRVGQIVIADKNYYGREFETALADAGLHLLRPTRKGETPRAGAEFFQPLRQVIESINDTFKGQLDLEHHGGHTPAGVWVRVLQRVLAMTTAIWHNDHTSQPIKRSLLAYDH, from the coding sequence GTGGACGCTGACCTGGACACCCTCGCGACAGCACTGTACGTGCGGACCGATGATTGGTTGAAGTCGGCGCCGGAACGAGCGCCATGGCGTCCTGCGGTGGGTATCGTTCCGAAGATCAGTGACGCTGAACTGGTCACCTTGGCGGTGATGCAGGCACTGCTCGGACACACCAGCGAGGCGCGCTGGTTGCGCTATGCCCGGAGCCACCTGCGGGCGTTGTTCCCGTATCTGCCCAAGCAGCCCGGTTACAACAAGCGGCTGCGGCGGTTGGGCTCGACGATCGGTTGGTTGGTCGGGGTGCTGGCCCGCGACACCACGATGTGGACCGACGATGTGTGGGTGGTCGACTCGACTCCGGTCGAGTGCGGTCGATCACGCGAGACCGCGCGTCGTTCCGATCTGGCCGGTTGGGCTGAGTACGGCTACTGCGCCAGCCACTCCCGCTTCTTTTGGGGACTGCGGCTGCATCTGCTGTGCACCCTGCACGGGCTACCGGTCGGGTTCGCCCTGACCGGAGCGAAGGCCGACGAACGTCAGATCCTGCTCGGCGTCCTCCACGCCGACCCCGACCTGACCACCGGGAGGGTCGGGCAGATCGTGATCGCGGACAAGAACTACTACGGCCGCGAGTTCGAGACCGCCCTGGCCGACGCCGGCCTCCACCTGCTCCGCCCGACCCGCAAAGGCGAGACCCCACGGGCAGGCGCCGAGTTCTTCCAACCGCTACGACAAGTCATCGAGTCGATCAACGACACCTTCAAAGGCCAACTCGACCTCGAACACCACGGCGGCCACACCCCCGCAGGCGTCTGGGTCCGCGTCCTCCAACGCGTCCTGGCCATGACTACCGCGATCTGGCACAACGATCACACCAGCCAACCGATCAAGCGATCACTCCTGGCCTACGACCACTAA